One stretch of Arachis hypogaea cultivar Tifrunner chromosome 20, arahy.Tifrunner.gnm2.J5K5, whole genome shotgun sequence DNA includes these proteins:
- the LOC112783731 gene encoding protein CPR-5 → MDALPSPRHRFTIEIPSAEHNSENHKDTDCSSPMPEIVNCASEVAEPINRCENGTLMKRRASLGDSEATSSTSSVRKTKRKGVAFKRRNPRVAVARRKRGNVDEIGLPLGMSFAAVMAQVLYRRDAAAESMSPSHLSSMCTSAIRESLANVFGDKLDGLTRNFEQSFGSTLSTLRLIYESSTNNEGNKVNDMKKEIPNPKLSLDKKDFSRDIVIEDGNSGAASPTEYVNRNGMKENFHVDSVSRHMDPVDRGLILHGQQNQLISFSRSSSGSVIDNPIVSVFEKSIVEQSRSNDLKEIELGFTMRKLKLKETQLSLNMDSNNLERSKLAMGASKVSFKVEKFKNQLEDTKYGELSKKCIDCLIAGLFLMSSSLLYGAYVYSYERIVEVTESCSPSTEDSSPWWTPKSVSYFNSRLNILWCQVQVMSRMIFGVLMIFAIAYLLLMRSTTSSQNMPVTFILLMLGVGCGYCGKLCVDTLGGNGYVWLLYWEMLCLLHFFCIGFTSVFYQVLYGPVTPAQTFKENPIIRYWIRRFLFYATMLAFLPLLCGLTPFASLSEWKDHLLLKVSDFSEIDS, encoded by the exons ATGGACGCTCTTCCTTCTCCCCGCCATCGCTTCACAATTGAAATTCCCAGCGCAGAGCACAATAGCGAGAATCACAAGGACACCGATTGCTCGAGTCCTATGCCTGAGATCGTGAATTGCGCCTCGGAAGTAGCAGAACCGATTAACAGATGCGAGAACGGAACCCTAATGAAGAGAAGGGCCAGCCTTGGTGATTCCGAAGCGACGTCGTCGACTAGTTCCGTGCGGAAAACGAAACGCAAGGGGGTGGCGTTCAAACGACGGAACCCTAGAGTCGCCGTTGCTCGCCGGAAAAGGGGTAATGTGGACGAAATTGGCCTTCCTCTTGGAATGTCGTTTGCCGCCGTTATGGCTCAG gtTCTGTATAGAAGAGATGCAGCAGCTGAGAGTATGTCGCCCAGTCATCTTTCGTCG ATGTGCACCTCAGCTATCAGAGAATCGCTAGCCAAT GTTTTCGGAGACAAGCTGGATGGCCTGACGAGGAATTTTGAGCAGTCTTTTGGTAGCACATTGAGTACACTTAGATTAATTTATGAATCATCTACAAACAATGAAGGGAATAAAGTTAATGATATGAAGAAGGAAATTCCAAATCCTAAATTGAGTCTTGACAAAAAGGATTTCTCAAGAGATATTGTCATTGAAGATGGAAATTCTGGGGCAGCATCTCCTACTGAATATGTTAATCGCAATGGGATGAAGGAGAACTTTCATGTGGATTCAGTTAGTCGTCATATGGATCCAGTTGATCGTGGTCTGATTTTGCATGGGCAACAAAATCAGTTGATATCTTTTTCGCGAAGCTCTTCTGGGTCAGTAATTGATAATCCTATCGTCAGTGTTTTTGAGAAATCTATTGTAGAGCAGTCTCGTTCTAATGACCTCAAGGAAATAGAACTTGGCTTTACAAtgagaaaattgaaattgaaagagacACAGTTGTCTCTCAACATGGATTCGAATAACCTAGAAAGATCTAAGTTAGCCATGGGAGCATCAAAGGTGTCTTTCAAAGTTGAAAAGTTTAAGAACCAGTTAGAAGATACAAAATATGGAGAGCTGAGTAAAAAGTGCATAGATTGTCTTATTGCTGGTCTGTTTCTTATGTCATCTTCACTGCTGTATGGTGCTTATGTATACTCCTATGAAAGGATTGTTGAGGTCACCGAATCATGTTCACCATCAACTGAG GACTCTTCCCCTTGGTGGACTCCCAAATCAGTGTCCTATTTCAATTCAAGGTTGAATATTTTGTGGTGTCAAGTTCAAGTTATGAGCCGAATGATATTTGGTGTCTTGATGATATTTGCAATTGCATATTTGCTCCTCATGAGGTCAACAACATCATCACAGAATATGCCAGTTACTTTCATCCTTTTGATGTTAGGAGTTGGTTGCGGATAttgtggcaagctgtgtgtagatACATTGGGAGGGAATGGTTATGTGTGGCTCTTATATTGGGAGATGCTGTGCTTGCTGCATTTCTTCTGTATTGGCTTCACGTCAGTTTTCTACCAAGTCCTTTATGGACCCGTTACACCCGCACAAACATTTAAGGAGAATCCCATTATCCGGTACTGGATTCGCCGATTTCTGTTCTATGCTACTATGCTCGCGTTTCTACCGTTGCTTTGTGGTCTCACGCCTTTTGCTAGCCTATCAGAATGGAAAGACCATTTATTATTGAAGGTGTCAGATTTTAGCGAAATCGATTCCTAA